A region from the Benincasa hispida cultivar B227 chromosome 10, ASM972705v1, whole genome shotgun sequence genome encodes:
- the LOC120088000 gene encoding G2/mitotic-specific cyclin S13-7 isoform X1, whose protein sequence is MATRAVVPQRQLRIRDEGKPKVVAAEGRTRRILKDIGNLVPDRAVEGKPGPQPTEKNKVTLVMSVTLFCVQGKNKNKRTIRLKSSRKLHLQRVIPQKVNVGVGKGGNVTKAAVTEQPKIVLSSVDERHIINIKDTKSRDKNKRSLSSTLTARSKAACGLTNKPLDSSVANIDEADANNELAVVEYIDEMYKFYKLAEDEIKVSDYMGAQPDLNAKMRSILIDWLIEVHRKFELMPETLYLAVNIVDRFLSLKTVPRKELQLVGISSMLIACKYEEIWAPEVNDFVSISANTYQREQILVMEKVILGRLEWLLTVPTPYVFLVRYVKASEPSDDEMENMVFFLAELGLMNYPIAISYSPSMIASAAVYAARCTLEKSPIWTATLHHHTGYVEEELKECAELLVNLHRGALDSKLKAVYRKYTSPDRRAVSLLPPAKSLTPDCSPEV, encoded by the exons ATGGCGACTCGAGCTGTTGTTCCTCAGCGACAACTACGAATCAGAG ATGAAGGTAAGCCGAAGGTGGTAGCGGCTGAAGGAAGAACAAGACGAATTCTTAAAGATATAGGCAACCTAGTGCCTGATCGCGCTGTAGAAGGGAAGCCCGGACCTCAACCAACAGAGAAGAATAAGGTAACTTTAGTAATGTCTGTCACATTATTCTGTGTtcaaggaaaaaataaaaacaaaagaacaatTCGGTTAAAATCCTCGAGAAAACTTCATTTGCAGAGAGTAATCCCACAAAAGGTGAATGTGGGAGTAGGAAAGGGGGGCAATGTAACGAAGGCTGCAGTAACGGAGCAACCGAAGATTGTACTAAGCTCCGTTGACGAGAGACATATAATCAACATCAAAGATACTAAATCAAGGGACAAGAATAAGAGATCTCTGAGTTCAACCCTTACTGCCAGAAGCAAG GCTGCTTGTGGACTCACCAATAAACCACTAGATTCTTCAGTAGCTAATATTGATGAAGCAGATGCCAACAATGAATTGGCCGTTGTAGAATACATCGACGAAATGTATAAGTTTTACAAGCTTGCAGAA GATGAGATCAAAGTATCAGATTACATGGGAGCACAGCCAGATTTGAATGCTAAGATGAGATCCATTCTCATTGATTGGTTGATAGAAGTTCATCGCAAGTTCGAACTGATGCCAGAAACCCTTTATCTTGCTGTAAACATCGTCGACCGATTCCTTTCCTTGAAGACTGTACCAAGGAAGGAACTTCAATTGGTAGGTATCAGCTCTATGCTGATAGCATGCAAATATGAAGAGATTTGGGCCCCAgag GTCAATGACTTTGTAAGTATATCTGCAAATACTTATCAAAGAGAACAGATTTTGGTGATGGAGAAAGTTATCTTGGGTAGGCTGGAATGGCTTCTAACAGTTCCTACACCTTATGTTTTTCTTGTTCGATATGTCAAGGCTTCTGAGCCATCGGATGATGAG ATGGAGAATATGGTCTTTTTTCTGGCCGAGCTTGGTCTGATGAACTATCCAATAGCAATATCATACAGCCCTTCAATGATAGCTTCAGCGGCTGTTTATGCCGCACGATGCACACTTGAAAAGAGCCCTATCTGGACAGCAACTTTGCATCACCATACAGGCTATGTTGAAGAAGAGTTGAA GGAATGTGCAGAACTCCTTGTGAACTTGCACCGTGGAGCTCTAGATTCCAAACTAAAGGCTGtatatagaaaatatacaaGTCCTGATCGGCGTGCCGTTTCTCTTCTACCTCCAGCTAAAAGTTTAACTCCTGATTGTAGTCCAGAAGTATGA
- the LOC120088002 gene encoding molybdopterin synthase catalytic subunit: MASEERILVEILEENIPIDMAKYITFVSAPQAGAISTFSGTTRDNFEGKTVVELRYEAYVPMAIRSIKSICSSARSSWNLHSIAVVHRLGPVPVGEISVFIAVSAVHRADAMDCCRFVIDELKACVPIWKKEVYDNGEVWKENSEFMDRRLELVKKQGDQNENETELVRHSRKSCCGSKVKVMNEESSSCISSDHEEGNRHHNVEKENEEAQVQRNGRKSCCGSKVKLNEEESRQTMH; this comes from the coding sequence ATGGCTTCGGAGGAGAGAATTCTTGTTGAAATCTTGGAAGAGAACATTCCAATAGACATGGCCAAATACATCACGTTCGTTAGTGCTCCCCAGGCCGGCGCTATCTCTACATTTTCAGGTACTACACGAGACAATTTTGAAGGCAAGACGGTGGTGGAATTGCGGTACGAAGCTTATGTACCAATGGCTATTCGGAGCATCAAATCCATCTGTTCATCTGCTAGATCATCTTGGAACCTCCATTCGATTGCAGTTGTGCACCGCCTAGGTCCTGTTCCTGTGGGGGAGATCAGCGTTTTCATTGCTGTTTCAGCTGTTCATCGTGCTGATGCAATGGATTGTTGCCGTTTTGTGATTGATGAACTTAAGGCTTGTGTGCCAATATGGAAAAAGGAGGTTTATGATAATGGAGAGGTTTGGAAGGAGAATTCTGAGTTCATGGACAGAAGATTGGAGCTTGTGAAGAAGCAAGGagatcaaaatgaaaatgaaactgAACTTGTAAGGCATAGTAGGAAAAGCTGCTGTGGCTCAAAGGTTAAGGTGATGAATGAAGAATCGTCTAGCTGCATTAGTTCAGATCATGAAGAAGGCAACCGCCATCACAATGTTGAGAAGGAAAATGAGGAAGCTCAAGTTCAAAGGAATGGCAGGAAAAGCTGCTGTGGCTCAAAGGTTAAGCTGAATGAAGAGGAATCTAGACAGACGATGCATTAG
- the LOC120088000 gene encoding G2/mitotic-specific cyclin S13-7 isoform X2, whose amino-acid sequence MATRAVVPQRQLRIRDEGKPKVVAAEGRTRRILKDIGNLVPDRAVEGKPGPQPTEKNKRVIPQKVNVGVGKGGNVTKAAVTEQPKIVLSSVDERHIINIKDTKSRDKNKRSLSSTLTARSKAACGLTNKPLDSSVANIDEADANNELAVVEYIDEMYKFYKLAEDEIKVSDYMGAQPDLNAKMRSILIDWLIEVHRKFELMPETLYLAVNIVDRFLSLKTVPRKELQLVGISSMLIACKYEEIWAPEVNDFVSISANTYQREQILVMEKVILGRLEWLLTVPTPYVFLVRYVKASEPSDDEMENMVFFLAELGLMNYPIAISYSPSMIASAAVYAARCTLEKSPIWTATLHHHTGYVEEELKECAELLVNLHRGALDSKLKAVYRKYTSPDRRAVSLLPPAKSLTPDCSPEV is encoded by the exons ATGGCGACTCGAGCTGTTGTTCCTCAGCGACAACTACGAATCAGAG ATGAAGGTAAGCCGAAGGTGGTAGCGGCTGAAGGAAGAACAAGACGAATTCTTAAAGATATAGGCAACCTAGTGCCTGATCGCGCTGTAGAAGGGAAGCCCGGACCTCAACCAACAGAGAAGAATAAG AGAGTAATCCCACAAAAGGTGAATGTGGGAGTAGGAAAGGGGGGCAATGTAACGAAGGCTGCAGTAACGGAGCAACCGAAGATTGTACTAAGCTCCGTTGACGAGAGACATATAATCAACATCAAAGATACTAAATCAAGGGACAAGAATAAGAGATCTCTGAGTTCAACCCTTACTGCCAGAAGCAAG GCTGCTTGTGGACTCACCAATAAACCACTAGATTCTTCAGTAGCTAATATTGATGAAGCAGATGCCAACAATGAATTGGCCGTTGTAGAATACATCGACGAAATGTATAAGTTTTACAAGCTTGCAGAA GATGAGATCAAAGTATCAGATTACATGGGAGCACAGCCAGATTTGAATGCTAAGATGAGATCCATTCTCATTGATTGGTTGATAGAAGTTCATCGCAAGTTCGAACTGATGCCAGAAACCCTTTATCTTGCTGTAAACATCGTCGACCGATTCCTTTCCTTGAAGACTGTACCAAGGAAGGAACTTCAATTGGTAGGTATCAGCTCTATGCTGATAGCATGCAAATATGAAGAGATTTGGGCCCCAgag GTCAATGACTTTGTAAGTATATCTGCAAATACTTATCAAAGAGAACAGATTTTGGTGATGGAGAAAGTTATCTTGGGTAGGCTGGAATGGCTTCTAACAGTTCCTACACCTTATGTTTTTCTTGTTCGATATGTCAAGGCTTCTGAGCCATCGGATGATGAG ATGGAGAATATGGTCTTTTTTCTGGCCGAGCTTGGTCTGATGAACTATCCAATAGCAATATCATACAGCCCTTCAATGATAGCTTCAGCGGCTGTTTATGCCGCACGATGCACACTTGAAAAGAGCCCTATCTGGACAGCAACTTTGCATCACCATACAGGCTATGTTGAAGAAGAGTTGAA GGAATGTGCAGAACTCCTTGTGAACTTGCACCGTGGAGCTCTAGATTCCAAACTAAAGGCTGtatatagaaaatatacaaGTCCTGATCGGCGTGCCGTTTCTCTTCTACCTCCAGCTAAAAGTTTAACTCCTGATTGTAGTCCAGAAGTATGA
- the LOC120088000 gene encoding G2/mitotic-specific cyclin S13-7 isoform X3 — protein sequence MATRAVVPQRQLRIRDEGKPKVVAAEGRTRRILKDIGNLVPDRAVEGKPGPQPTEKNKVTLVMSVTLFCVQGKNKNKRTIRLKSSRKLHLQRVIPQKVNVGVGKGGNVTKAAVTEQPKIVLSSVDERHIINIKDTKSRDKNKRSLSSTLTARSKDEIKVSDYMGAQPDLNAKMRSILIDWLIEVHRKFELMPETLYLAVNIVDRFLSLKTVPRKELQLVGISSMLIACKYEEIWAPEVNDFVSISANTYQREQILVMEKVILGRLEWLLTVPTPYVFLVRYVKASEPSDDEMENMVFFLAELGLMNYPIAISYSPSMIASAAVYAARCTLEKSPIWTATLHHHTGYVEEELKECAELLVNLHRGALDSKLKAVYRKYTSPDRRAVSLLPPAKSLTPDCSPEV from the exons ATGGCGACTCGAGCTGTTGTTCCTCAGCGACAACTACGAATCAGAG ATGAAGGTAAGCCGAAGGTGGTAGCGGCTGAAGGAAGAACAAGACGAATTCTTAAAGATATAGGCAACCTAGTGCCTGATCGCGCTGTAGAAGGGAAGCCCGGACCTCAACCAACAGAGAAGAATAAGGTAACTTTAGTAATGTCTGTCACATTATTCTGTGTtcaaggaaaaaataaaaacaaaagaacaatTCGGTTAAAATCCTCGAGAAAACTTCATTTGCAGAGAGTAATCCCACAAAAGGTGAATGTGGGAGTAGGAAAGGGGGGCAATGTAACGAAGGCTGCAGTAACGGAGCAACCGAAGATTGTACTAAGCTCCGTTGACGAGAGACATATAATCAACATCAAAGATACTAAATCAAGGGACAAGAATAAGAGATCTCTGAGTTCAACCCTTACTGCCAGAAGCAAG GATGAGATCAAAGTATCAGATTACATGGGAGCACAGCCAGATTTGAATGCTAAGATGAGATCCATTCTCATTGATTGGTTGATAGAAGTTCATCGCAAGTTCGAACTGATGCCAGAAACCCTTTATCTTGCTGTAAACATCGTCGACCGATTCCTTTCCTTGAAGACTGTACCAAGGAAGGAACTTCAATTGGTAGGTATCAGCTCTATGCTGATAGCATGCAAATATGAAGAGATTTGGGCCCCAgag GTCAATGACTTTGTAAGTATATCTGCAAATACTTATCAAAGAGAACAGATTTTGGTGATGGAGAAAGTTATCTTGGGTAGGCTGGAATGGCTTCTAACAGTTCCTACACCTTATGTTTTTCTTGTTCGATATGTCAAGGCTTCTGAGCCATCGGATGATGAG ATGGAGAATATGGTCTTTTTTCTGGCCGAGCTTGGTCTGATGAACTATCCAATAGCAATATCATACAGCCCTTCAATGATAGCTTCAGCGGCTGTTTATGCCGCACGATGCACACTTGAAAAGAGCCCTATCTGGACAGCAACTTTGCATCACCATACAGGCTATGTTGAAGAAGAGTTGAA GGAATGTGCAGAACTCCTTGTGAACTTGCACCGTGGAGCTCTAGATTCCAAACTAAAGGCTGtatatagaaaatatacaaGTCCTGATCGGCGTGCCGTTTCTCTTCTACCTCCAGCTAAAAGTTTAACTCCTGATTGTAGTCCAGAAGTATGA